In one Pseudomonadota bacterium genomic region, the following are encoded:
- a CDS encoding antibiotic biosynthesis monooxygenase has product MYIAMNRFRVIEGSEAEFEEVWLNRDSFLRNEPGFVEFHMLRGPSKDGITLYASHTVWADEEAFLNWTRSESFRAAHKGAGSRKALYDGPPAFEGFTAIQEIKA; this is encoded by the coding sequence ATGTATATCGCCATGAACAGATTTCGCGTGATCGAGGGCTCCGAGGCGGAGTTCGAGGAGGTCTGGCTCAACCGCGACAGCTTCCTCAGGAACGAGCCCGGCTTCGTGGAATTCCACATGCTGCGCGGGCCGTCGAAAGACGGGATCACGCTCTACGCCTCGCATACCGTCTGGGCAGATGAAGAGGCATTCCTGAACTGGACGCGCTCCGAAAGCTTCCGCGCGGCACACAAGGGCGCCGGAAGCCGCAAGGCGCTCTACGACGGCCCGCCCGCCTTCGAGGGCTTCACGGCGATCCAGGAGATCAAAGCCTGA
- a CDS encoding 3-oxoacid CoA-transferase subunit B yields MPWDRNQMAARAAEELEDGMYVNLGIGIPTLVANYVGDKDITLQSENGMLGMGPFPFEGEEDPDLINAGKQTITELRRTAYFDSATSFGMIRGGKIAAAILGAMEVAENGDLANWMIPGKLVKGMGGAMDLVAGVGRVIVVMDHQNKAGVSKVLKECTLPLTGAGVVDRIITNLGVLDVVEGGLKIVELAEGVSEDELRTATEATIL; encoded by the coding sequence ATGCCCTGGGATCGCAATCAGATGGCCGCACGGGCCGCCGAAGAGCTCGAAGACGGGATGTACGTCAATCTCGGGATCGGCATCCCGACGCTCGTGGCGAATTACGTGGGCGACAAGGACATCACGCTCCAATCCGAGAACGGGATGCTCGGGATGGGCCCCTTCCCCTTCGAGGGAGAGGAGGACCCGGACCTCATCAACGCAGGCAAGCAGACGATCACGGAGCTGCGCCGCACGGCTTATTTCGACAGCGCGACGTCCTTCGGCATGATCCGGGGCGGCAAGATCGCCGCCGCGATCCTCGGCGCCATGGAGGTGGCCGAGAACGGCGATCTGGCGAATTGGATGATCCCCGGCAAGCTCGTGAAAGGCATGGGCGGGGCCATGGACCTCGTTGCTGGCGTGGGCCGCGTCATCGTCGTCATGGATCACCAGAACAAGGCCGGTGTCTCCAAGGTGCTGAAGGAATGCACCCTGCCGCTCACGGGCGCGGGCGTGGTCGACCGCATCATCACCAATCTCGGCGTGCTCGATGTGGTGGAGGGTGGTCTAAAGATCGTGGAGCTGGCCGAGGGCGTCTCGGAAGACGAGCTGCGCACGGCCACGGAGGCGACGATCCTCTGA
- a CDS encoding CoA transferase subunit A, whose amino-acid sequence MKKIYGSAAEALDGLLFDGMFIAAGGFGLCGIPELLLGAIKEAGTKDLTFASNNAGVDDFGIGILLQTRQVKKMISSYVGENATFMEQYLSGELELEFNPQGTLAERMRAAGCGIPGFYTKTGVGTVIAEGKEHKDFPNRDGEMETHIMETGLFADLSIVKAWKADETGNAVFRKTARNFNPPAAMCGKVCIMEVEEIVPTGSLDPDAIHLPGIYVNRLIQGTHEKRIEQRTTRAKEAV is encoded by the coding sequence ATGAAGAAAATCTACGGGTCCGCGGCGGAGGCTCTGGACGGGCTTTTGTTTGACGGAATGTTCATCGCAGCGGGCGGTTTCGGCCTGTGTGGAATCCCGGAGCTCCTGCTCGGCGCCATCAAGGAGGCGGGCACGAAGGACCTCACCTTCGCCTCAAACAACGCGGGCGTGGACGATTTCGGCATCGGGATCCTCCTCCAGACGCGGCAGGTGAAGAAGATGATCTCCTCCTACGTGGGCGAGAATGCCACCTTCATGGAACAGTACCTCTCGGGCGAGCTCGAGCTCGAGTTCAACCCGCAGGGCACGCTGGCCGAGCGGATGCGCGCGGCCGGCTGCGGCATCCCGGGCTTCTACACCAAAACGGGTGTGGGCACTGTCATCGCTGAGGGCAAGGAGCACAAAGACTTCCCCAATCGCGACGGCGAGATGGAAACCCACATCATGGAAACCGGGCTCTTCGCGGACCTCTCCATCGTGAAGGCCTGGAAGGCTGACGAAACGGGCAATGCCGTCTTCCGCAAGACCGCGCGGAACTTCAATCCGCCCGCGGCCATGTGCGGCAAGGTCTGCATCATGGAGGTCGAGGAGATCGTGCCGACTGGATCGCTCGATCCCGATGCGATCCACCTGCCCGGCATCTACGTGAACCGCCTGATCCAGGGCACCCACGAGAAGCGCATCGAACAGCGCACCACGCGTGCGAAGGAGGCCGTCTAA
- a CDS encoding potassium transporter TrkG encodes METTDTMWKRAIAGARIGLLRSHPAKLLLFGYVSYILLGWALLALPPMQAQAVSALDALFIATSAVSTTGLVTVDPGTSFTLAGEIVILLLIQLGGLGYMTIGSFAVLAVQNRLSGVREKTARAAFNLPEDISARLFLRSVILFTLVVEVIGAAVLFPMFAAQGVEDPLWAAIFHAVSAFCTAGFSLFATSLEAFRDHAGISLVISALSLLGAMGFLIVVDGWRMLIGRANHLGFYSKVILRVTFWFLVAGTAFIFVAEPTLRDLPQTERLLAAFFQTMTATTTVGFNTHPIGPLSLGVILIITFLMVFGASPAGTGGGLKSTCFAALVGLVKSTLKGRDCVRFAKRRVPNDKLQTATASFAFYFGMLTVALVALSLTEVGQPLEPLLFEAASAMGTVGLSMGLTGELSDLGKLIIIVLMTAGRIGILSFGIALATHDESREEEDDNNLVL; translated from the coding sequence ATGGAAACCACAGACACGATGTGGAAACGCGCCATCGCGGGCGCGCGGATCGGGCTTCTTCGATCGCATCCGGCCAAGCTCCTGCTTTTTGGCTATGTCTCCTACATCCTGCTCGGTTGGGCCCTCCTCGCCCTGCCGCCCATGCAGGCGCAGGCAGTCTCCGCGCTCGACGCGCTTTTCATCGCGACATCCGCCGTCTCCACCACCGGGCTCGTGACCGTCGATCCTGGCACGAGCTTCACGCTGGCCGGCGAGATCGTCATCCTCCTCCTCATCCAGCTCGGCGGGCTGGGCTACATGACTATCGGCTCCTTTGCTGTCCTGGCCGTGCAGAACAGGCTTTCGGGCGTGCGGGAGAAGACGGCGCGCGCGGCCTTCAATCTGCCCGAGGATATTTCCGCCCGGCTTTTCTTGCGCTCGGTCATCCTCTTCACGCTCGTGGTGGAGGTGATCGGTGCGGCAGTCCTATTCCCGATGTTCGCCGCCCAAGGCGTGGAAGACCCGCTCTGGGCCGCGATCTTCCACGCGGTCTCGGCCTTCTGCACGGCGGGCTTTTCGCTCTTTGCCACCTCGCTCGAAGCGTTTCGCGACCATGCCGGCATAAGCCTCGTGATCTCGGCGCTCTCGCTTCTAGGGGCCATGGGCTTTCTCATCGTGGTTGATGGCTGGCGGATGCTCATCGGGCGGGCGAATCATCTGGGATTTTATTCCAAGGTGATCCTGCGGGTGACCTTCTGGTTCCTCGTGGCGGGCACGGCTTTCATCTTCGTGGCCGAGCCCACGCTGCGCGACCTGCCGCAGACGGAGAGGCTCCTTGCCGCGTTCTTCCAGACGATGACGGCGACGACGACGGTGGGTTTCAACACGCATCCCATCGGTCCGCTCTCGCTCGGCGTGATCCTCATCATCACCTTCCTGATGGTCTTCGGCGCCTCTCCCGCGGGCACGGGCGGCGGCCTCAAGAGCACCTGCTTTGCCGCGCTCGTGGGGCTCGTGAAGAGCACGCTCAAGGGCCGCGACTGCGTCCGCTTCGCCAAGCGCCGGGTCCCGAATGACAAGCTCCAGACCGCCACGGCCTCCTTCGCGTTCTATTTCGGGATGCTGACGGTCGCGCTCGTGGCGCTCTCGCTCACGGAGGTGGGGCAACCTCTTGAGCCGCTGCTCTTCGAGGCCGCCTCGGCCATGGGGACGGTGGGGCTCTCCATGGGCCTCACAGGCGAGCTGAGCGATCTCGGCAAGCTCATCATCATCGTCTTGATGACGGCGGGGCGGATCGGGATCCTCTCCTTCGGGATCGCCCTTGCCACCCATGATGAGAGCCGGGAAGAAGAGGACGATAACAATCTCGTGCTCTGA